Proteins from a genomic interval of Shewanella seohaensis:
- a CDS encoding HvfB family MNIO-type RiPP peptide maturase, with the protein MQESGLVGLGLRREMLSEFCQALPTAIDFLEVAPENWMTLGGKYGRQFRQLTEQHTFFCHGLSLSIGSPAPLDLEFVRQVKAFMDLHQIEVYSEHLSYCSGGGHLYDLMPIPFTDDAVKHVATRVKQVEDILERPLILENISFYAAPSAQMSEQAFLTAVLEEADCKLLLDVNNIYVNSVNHQYDAEAYLKAMPTERIAYLHIAGHYQQSETLLIDTHGSDINDPVWALLDKCYAQHGVLPTLLERDFNLPETVQLLDEINQIHAYQARAKNRLDKRIA; encoded by the coding sequence ATGCAAGAGAGTGGATTGGTTGGATTAGGCTTACGGCGTGAAATGCTCAGTGAGTTTTGCCAAGCGCTGCCAACGGCTATCGATTTTTTAGAGGTCGCCCCTGAAAACTGGATGACGCTCGGTGGAAAATACGGCAGGCAATTTAGGCAGCTTACTGAGCAACATACTTTTTTCTGCCATGGTCTGTCACTCTCTATTGGCAGTCCTGCCCCCTTAGATTTGGAATTTGTCCGCCAAGTGAAGGCGTTTATGGATCTGCACCAAATTGAAGTCTATTCGGAGCATTTAAGTTATTGCTCGGGTGGCGGTCATTTATACGATCTTATGCCCATTCCTTTTACCGATGACGCCGTTAAGCATGTGGCGACGCGGGTAAAACAGGTGGAGGATATTTTAGAGCGGCCTTTGATCCTCGAGAATATTTCCTTTTATGCTGCGCCGAGCGCACAGATGAGTGAGCAGGCGTTTTTGACCGCAGTGTTAGAAGAGGCTGACTGTAAGCTGCTGTTAGATGTGAATAATATCTATGTGAACTCGGTAAATCATCAATACGATGCCGAGGCTTATTTAAAGGCCATGCCAACGGAGCGCATCGCCTATTTGCATATCGCAGGGCATTACCAACAGTCTGAAACCTTGCTGATCGACACCCATGGCAGCGACATCAACGATCCGGTTTGGGCACTGTTGGATAAGTGCTATGCCCAGCATGGCGTCTTGCCGACACTGCTCGAGCGTGACTTTAATTTGCCTGAAACGGTGCAGTTATTGGATGAGATTAATCAAATCCATGCCTATCAAGCGCGGGCGAAAAATCGTTTGGATAAGAGGATTGCCTGA
- a CDS encoding HvfC family RiPP maturation protein yields the protein MDFTQVQQSFIDYIRDPQNPVPSGVPLERMQVYRELFFNNVMGFVSNAFPVLKSLYSDAQWQVLVQAFFSQHDCKSPIFIDIAGEFLQFLQFEYSPAESDPPFMLELAHYEWLELRVATAQQVDQQERLSSADILQRNLCLAATASVAQYQYPVQQIRQDYRPTEALPQPVFFCLYQDEASEVGFLQLTPLSAQVLGYLVEQGQSRLDDILNWLQGIYPQMQPEILTQGCIQLLEQLAVKGIVRGI from the coding sequence ATGGATTTTACGCAAGTACAGCAGTCTTTTATCGACTATATTCGCGATCCACAAAACCCAGTGCCGAGCGGTGTGCCCTTAGAGCGGATGCAGGTTTATCGAGAGCTGTTTTTTAATAATGTGATGGGTTTTGTGTCCAATGCTTTTCCCGTTCTTAAAAGTCTTTATAGCGATGCACAGTGGCAAGTCTTAGTGCAGGCTTTTTTCAGTCAACATGATTGTAAGTCCCCAATTTTTATTGATATTGCCGGAGAGTTTTTACAATTCCTGCAATTTGAATATTCACCAGCAGAAAGTGATCCGCCTTTTATGTTGGAGCTGGCGCACTATGAATGGCTTGAGCTTCGAGTGGCAACGGCGCAACAAGTTGACCAGCAAGAGAGATTGTCCAGCGCAGATATTTTGCAGCGCAATTTGTGTTTAGCGGCAACGGCGAGTGTGGCACAGTACCAGTATCCGGTGCAGCAGATCCGCCAAGATTATCGCCCCACAGAGGCGCTGCCGCAGCCAGTGTTTTTTTGCCTCTATCAGGATGAAGCGAGCGAGGTGGGCTTCTTACAATTAACGCCGTTAAGTGCGCAAGTGCTGGGATATTTGGTAGAACAAGGACAGAGTCGCCTCGATGACATACTAAACTGGCTGCAAGGGATTTATCCGCAAATGCAACCGGAGATCTTAACCCAAGGCTGTATTCAGTTACTCGAACAACTCGCCGTTAAAGGGATAGTGCGCGGAATTTAA
- a CDS encoding YbaN family protein, which yields MILKRGLFLLIGCLALGLGLLGIVLPLLPTVPFILLAAFCFARSSERLHQWLMTHPWFADALTQWQQHRAMRPGLKRRAMLLTGLSFSVSILVVPIVWVKLLLLTMACGLLWYLKTIPEIES from the coding sequence ATGATATTGAAACGCGGTTTGTTTTTATTGATAGGTTGCTTGGCGTTGGGCCTTGGACTGCTGGGTATCGTATTGCCTCTATTGCCGACAGTACCGTTTATTCTATTGGCGGCTTTTTGTTTTGCCCGCTCAAGCGAGCGCTTACACCAGTGGTTGATGACACACCCGTGGTTTGCCGATGCGCTGACCCAATGGCAACAACACAGGGCGATGCGCCCCGGCCTTAAACGCCGAGCGATGTTGCTCACGGGACTCAGTTTTAGCGTTAGCATTCTTGTGGTCCCGATTGTATGGGTGAAGTTACTGCTGCTCACCATGGCTTGCGGATTACTTTGGTATCTTAAAACCATTCCTGAAATCGAATCCTAA
- the apt gene encoding adenine phosphoribosyltransferase: MAMNTETLSLIKQSIKTIPNYPKEGILFRDVTSLLENAAAYKATIDLLVEQYRNKGFTKIVGTEARGFLFGAPLALELGIGFVPVRKPGKLPRATISQSYELEYGHDSLEIHTDAITANDKVLVVDDLLATGGTIEATVKLIRQLGGEVQDAAFVISLPDLGGEARLTALGLELVKLCEFEGE; the protein is encoded by the coding sequence ATGGCTATGAATACAGAAACCTTATCCTTGATAAAGCAAAGCATTAAAACGATTCCTAATTATCCTAAGGAAGGGATTCTATTTCGCGATGTGACCAGTCTGCTGGAAAATGCCGCGGCCTATAAAGCGACTATCGATTTATTAGTTGAGCAATATCGCAATAAAGGCTTTACCAAGATTGTGGGCACTGAAGCCCGTGGTTTCTTATTTGGTGCGCCTTTAGCACTGGAATTAGGCATTGGTTTTGTGCCTGTTCGTAAGCCTGGTAAGTTGCCACGCGCGACCATTAGCCAAAGCTATGAGCTGGAATATGGCCACGATAGCCTTGAAATCCATACCGATGCGATTACCGCGAATGACAAAGTATTAGTGGTTGACGATTTGCTGGCCACTGGCGGCACTATCGAAGCCACAGTCAAACTTATCCGCCAACTGGGCGGTGAAGTGCAAGATGCGGCTTTTGTGATTTCATTACCCGATCTCGGTGGCGAAGCCCGCTTAACGGCCTTAGGTCTTGAGTTGGTTAAACTTTGTGAGTTTGAAGGCGAATAA
- the dnaX gene encoding DNA polymerase III subunit gamma/tau, whose protein sequence is MQYRPTRGRFKVYLIDEVHMLSRSSFNALLKTLEEPPEHVKFLLATTDPQKLPVTVLSRCLQFNLKSLTQQEIGTQLQHILTQEQLPFEHEALTLLAKAANGSMRDALSLTDQAIAFGGGTVMLNQVQSMLGSIDEQHVLRLLKALTDADIGVLMQSCAQVLAYGADAQEVLRSLLELLHQITLTQFAPAAAQQSLYSAQIQAFAEQLAPEQVQLYYQILLTGRKDLPHAPDPKSGLEMALLRAVAFVPEKPVKRWQVEDAAKVSLPAQQSMSATPTPNMPAAEPAVNQAVAEKTPLTAERDSQALPQAAISESMARSQESSASQAEAAQQAVSEDALVGEDALDEESTLNATLIAEQQVILSQAQSQGFGASTEVISRTEAVLISESSPESNSVSTPASNLYAEHNQAAMVDPESSGQKPSPAVLTEPVALSHDDIEDDTQASVNQSADALASDEYSAEDFGQYDYAAAPLDAYQDDYSQFMAEEQGGFSGMEDSSLMSDSAQSIDHSDVVHESANDPKSQSFADNSVSTTPPVSTATVSLEDDDILSAVLAARDSLLSDLDALSTKEGDGKKPAAEVKLKTPGQSAHTAPVSNAALNNTSSVDASIEPQVAKNASDNEFELPFDDDFDAELHLESQSNVTPTPPLDPNDRPPWEEAPVAAMDEANAPAASVNLQTETPVAPQTAVEDLGAAPVAAQTSPTDNEATRVVQALEQVAVQESEPAAQSLEPNTQPPQAQELIQPQTQPQTQQLIQQPIQQLTQQLASVQSPSSETVQPTSSSALALAQSITGHPLDLHWYKLMASLEIGGRVRQLAVNSICQLQANPLPLLLKPDQKHLAAPVAIEQLEQALTAALGNPRQVEVVIGSDPSRETPLEMRKRFHQELLQQARQSLMMDDNVQWLINRFGAELDQHTLLYPPELLAQRSGLIPALPEPE, encoded by the coding sequence GTGCAATATCGTCCGACCCGTGGCCGTTTTAAGGTCTACCTGATTGACGAAGTACACATGCTCTCCCGCAGCAGTTTTAATGCACTGCTAAAAACCCTCGAAGAACCGCCAGAGCATGTGAAATTTTTGCTGGCGACGACCGATCCGCAAAAGCTGCCGGTGACTGTGTTATCCCGCTGTCTGCAATTTAATTTAAAGAGCTTAACCCAGCAGGAAATTGGCACTCAGCTACAGCATATTTTAACCCAAGAGCAATTACCCTTTGAGCACGAAGCCTTAACTCTGCTCGCCAAAGCGGCCAATGGCAGTATGCGCGATGCCTTAAGTTTGACCGATCAAGCTATTGCCTTCGGTGGTGGCACAGTAATGCTCAATCAAGTGCAATCTATGCTGGGTAGCATCGATGAGCAGCATGTGCTGCGCTTACTCAAAGCCTTAACCGATGCCGATATTGGCGTTTTGATGCAAAGCTGCGCACAGGTGCTCGCCTATGGCGCGGACGCCCAAGAAGTGCTGCGCAGTTTACTGGAATTATTGCATCAAATTACCCTGACGCAATTTGCTCCTGCCGCGGCGCAGCAATCCCTTTACAGCGCGCAAATTCAAGCCTTTGCCGAGCAGTTAGCGCCGGAACAAGTGCAGTTGTATTACCAGATTTTACTGACTGGTCGTAAAGACTTACCCCATGCGCCGGATCCTAAATCGGGTCTCGAAATGGCGTTGCTCCGAGCGGTGGCATTTGTTCCCGAAAAGCCCGTGAAGCGTTGGCAGGTCGAAGATGCTGCTAAGGTGAGCTTGCCAGCTCAGCAGTCAATGTCTGCGACGCCCACACCAAATATGCCCGCGGCGGAACCAGCTGTAAATCAAGCAGTGGCTGAAAAAACTCCGCTAACCGCTGAGCGTGACTCACAGGCTCTGCCACAAGCTGCAATCTCTGAGTCTATGGCTCGATCTCAGGAATCTTCAGCTTCTCAAGCCGAAGCTGCGCAGCAAGCTGTATCCGAGGATGCTTTAGTTGGCGAGGATGCACTTGATGAAGAGTCTACACTCAACGCCACTTTGATTGCTGAGCAGCAAGTGATCTTAAGCCAAGCCCAAAGCCAAGGCTTTGGCGCAAGTACCGAGGTGATATCGCGTACTGAGGCCGTCTTAATTTCAGAATCAAGCCCTGAATCGAACTCAGTATCTACGCCTGCATCGAATCTTTATGCTGAGCATAATCAAGCGGCGATGGTGGATCCCGAAAGCTCTGGCCAGAAACCTTCTCCTGCGGTGTTAACAGAACCCGTTGCCTTATCTCATGATGATATCGAGGACGATACTCAAGCGAGTGTTAATCAGAGTGCAGATGCGCTAGCGTCAGATGAATATTCTGCAGAGGATTTCGGACAATACGATTATGCCGCTGCGCCGCTCGATGCCTATCAGGATGATTATTCGCAATTTATGGCTGAGGAGCAGGGCGGGTTCTCTGGGATGGAAGATAGCTCGTTGATGAGCGACAGTGCTCAGTCTATCGACCATAGTGATGTTGTGCATGAGTCTGCCAATGACCCCAAATCGCAGTCTTTTGCCGACAATTCAGTTTCAACAACTCCTCCAGTTTCAACAGCTACTGTATCCCTCGAGGATGACGATATTTTATCGGCGGTATTAGCGGCACGCGACTCCTTACTCTCCGATCTCGATGCGCTCAGCACCAAGGAAGGTGATGGAAAAAAGCCAGCAGCGGAAGTTAAGCTTAAAACCCCAGGCCAGAGTGCGCATACCGCGCCAGTTTCTAACGCGGCATTAAATAACACGTCCTCAGTTGATGCATCTATTGAGCCGCAAGTCGCTAAAAACGCGTCTGATAACGAGTTTGAGCTGCCCTTTGATGATGATTTCGACGCCGAGCTCCATCTTGAGTCACAGTCAAATGTTACGCCAACTCCGCCGCTTGATCCGAACGATCGCCCGCCTTGGGAAGAGGCGCCCGTCGCGGCGATGGATGAAGCCAATGCGCCCGCTGCAAGTGTTAACCTACAGACTGAAACCCCTGTCGCGCCGCAAACAGCTGTTGAGGATTTAGGCGCTGCGCCCGTTGCCGCTCAAACATCGCCAACGGACAACGAGGCGACACGGGTTGTGCAAGCGTTAGAGCAAGTGGCAGTACAAGAAAGCGAGCCAGCTGCGCAAAGCCTTGAGCCAAATACGCAGCCTCCTCAGGCGCAGGAACTTATACAGCCACAAACTCAACCACAAACTCAGCAGCTAATTCAGCAACCGATTCAGCAGTTAACTCAGCAATTGGCATCGGTGCAGTCACCATCAAGCGAGACTGTACAACCAACGTCATCCTCCGCATTAGCACTGGCGCAATCGATTACCGGTCATCCCTTAGACTTGCACTGGTATAAGCTTATGGCGAGCCTAGAGATTGGCGGCCGTGTGCGTCAGTTGGCGGTAAACTCGATTTGTCAGCTGCAGGCTAACCCCTTGCCATTGCTGCTTAAACCTGACCAAAAACACTTGGCGGCGCCCGTGGCGATTGAGCAGCTCGAGCAGGCATTGACAGCTGCATTGGGGAACCCGAGGCAGGTTGAGGTGGTCATAGGAAGCGATCCTTCGCGGGAAACGCCCTTAGAAATGCGCAAACGTTTTCACCAAGAGTTACTGCAGCAGGCACGCCAATCGCTAATGATGGACGATAATGTGCAATGGCTGATTAACCGTTTTGGCGCCGAACTGGATCAGCATACCTTACTTTATCCACCAGAGTTGTTAGCTCAGCGTAGCGGACTTATTCCCGCACTGCCTGAGCCCGAGTAA
- a CDS encoding YbaB/EbfC family nucleoid-associated protein, giving the protein MFGKGGMGNLMKQAQMMQEKMAKMQEEIARMEMVGESGAGLVKVTMTGSHTVRKVEIDPSLMEDDKEMLEDLIAAACNDAARRIEENQKAKMAEVTGGMQLPPGMKMPF; this is encoded by the coding sequence ATGTTTGGAAAAGGCGGTATGGGCAATCTGATGAAACAAGCCCAGATGATGCAAGAAAAAATGGCAAAAATGCAGGAAGAAATTGCCCGCATGGAAATGGTCGGTGAATCAGGTGCGGGTCTGGTTAAAGTGACCATGACTGGCTCACACACAGTACGTAAAGTCGAAATCGATCCAAGCTTGATGGAAGACGATAAAGAGATGTTAGAAGATTTGATTGCAGCAGCGTGTAACGATGCCGCGCGTCGTATCGAAGAAAACCAAAAAGCCAAAATGGCCGAAGTGACTGGCGGTATGCAATTACCACCAGGCATGAAAATGCCATTTTAA
- the htpG gene encoding molecular chaperone HtpG, giving the protein MSQQETHGFQTEVKQLLHLMIHSLYSNKEIFLRELVSNAADAADKLRYLALTNDALYEGDGELRVRISADKEKGTVTIEDNGVGMTRDGVIEHLGTIAKSGTAEFFKNLSGEASKDSQLIGQFGVGFYSAFIVAKKVTVRTRAAGHKANEAVLWESEGEGSFTVDTITKASRGTEITLHLRDEEKEFADEWRLRSIITKYSDHISVPVEMWQEGTPERDGPDGEKIPATEGYWKVMNKATALWMRNKSEISDEEYQEFYKHISHDYTDALLWSHNRVEGKQEYTNLLYIPSKAPWDLWNRDRKHGLKLFVQRVFIMDDAEQFMPSYLRFVQGLIDSNDLPLNVSREILQDNHITKAMRTGITKRVLGMLEKLAKDDAEKYQQFWAEFGQVLKEGPAEDFANRERIAGLLRFASTHTGSAAPTVSLDDYISRMKEGQTKIYYIVADSHEAAANSPHLELLRKKGIEVLLMSERIDEWLINHLTEYKEKQLHSVTRGELELGELEDAAEKEAQEKLAEESAPLVERIKAALGASVADVKVTSRLTDTPACVVTGEGEMSSQMIKLMQAAGQPVPEVKPTFEVNPAHPLVSRLNDLQDEAAFADWSNLLLQQAQLSEKGSLADPSAFIKLMNQMLLANLK; this is encoded by the coding sequence ATGTCACAACAAGAAACTCATGGTTTTCAAACTGAAGTCAAACAGCTGTTGCATTTGATGATCCATTCTTTGTATTCCAACAAAGAAATTTTCTTGCGTGAACTGGTCTCCAACGCTGCGGATGCGGCCGATAAGCTGCGTTACCTTGCGTTGACCAACGACGCGCTATACGAAGGTGACGGTGAGCTACGTGTGCGTATCAGCGCAGACAAAGAAAAAGGCACTGTGACCATCGAAGACAACGGCGTAGGTATGACCCGCGATGGCGTGATTGAGCATTTAGGCACGATCGCCAAATCGGGCACCGCTGAATTCTTCAAAAACCTCTCAGGCGAAGCCTCAAAGGACTCGCAGCTGATCGGTCAATTCGGTGTGGGCTTCTATTCCGCCTTTATCGTGGCGAAAAAAGTCACAGTACGCACCCGTGCAGCAGGCCATAAGGCCAATGAAGCCGTATTGTGGGAATCGGAAGGTGAGGGCAGTTTCACCGTCGATACCATCACTAAGGCGAGCCGTGGTACTGAGATTACCCTGCACCTGCGTGATGAAGAGAAAGAGTTTGCCGATGAGTGGCGCCTGCGCTCCATCATCACTAAATACTCAGATCATATCTCCGTACCCGTTGAAATGTGGCAGGAAGGCACCCCTGAGCGCGATGGCCCAGACGGTGAAAAAATCCCCGCTACCGAAGGTTACTGGAAGGTCATGAACAAGGCGACTGCGCTGTGGATGCGCAATAAGTCTGAGATCAGTGACGAAGAGTACCAAGAATTTTATAAGCACATTTCCCACGACTACACAGACGCACTGCTGTGGAGCCATAACCGCGTAGAAGGTAAACAGGAATACACTAACCTGTTGTATATCCCTTCAAAAGCGCCATGGGATCTGTGGAACCGCGACCGTAAGCATGGCCTGAAACTCTTTGTTCAGCGCGTGTTTATCATGGATGATGCTGAGCAGTTTATGCCATCTTACCTGCGCTTTGTGCAGGGTTTGATTGACTCAAACGATCTGCCGCTAAACGTGTCTCGCGAGATTTTGCAGGACAACCACATCACCAAGGCGATGCGCACCGGTATCACTAAGCGCGTGCTGGGTATGTTGGAAAAACTGGCAAAAGACGATGCGGAAAAATACCAACAATTCTGGGCCGAATTTGGTCAAGTGTTGAAGGAAGGTCCAGCGGAAGACTTTGCAAACCGCGAGCGTATTGCAGGCTTACTGCGTTTTGCCTCGACCCATACTGGCAGCGCGGCCCCAACTGTGTCACTCGATGATTACATTAGCCGCATGAAGGAAGGCCAAACCAAGATTTACTATATCGTTGCCGACAGCCACGAAGCGGCCGCCAACAGCCCACATTTAGAGTTGTTACGTAAGAAAGGCATCGAAGTGTTGCTGATGTCAGAACGTATCGACGAGTGGTTAATCAATCACTTAACCGAATACAAAGAGAAGCAACTGCACTCAGTGACTCGTGGCGAGCTGGAATTAGGTGAGCTGGAAGATGCGGCCGAGAAGGAAGCGCAGGAGAAACTCGCCGAAGAGTCTGCGCCTTTGGTTGAACGCATTAAAGCGGCATTAGGCGCTAGCGTGGCCGATGTGAAAGTCACTTCACGCTTAACCGATACCCCAGCCTGTGTGGTGACGGGTGAAGGTGAGATGTCGAGCCAGATGATCAAACTGATGCAAGCAGCGGGTCAGCCAGTGCCAGAGGTCAAGCCAACGTTTGAGGTAAACCCTGCGCACCCATTAGTGTCGCGCTTAAACGATCTTCAAGATGAAGCCGCCTTCGCCGATTGGTCGAATCTGTTATTGCAACAGGCGCAATTGTCGGAGAAGGGCAGCCTAGCGGATCCATCGGCCTTTATTAAGCTGATGAACCAAATGCTATTGGCGAACCTGAAGTAA
- a CDS encoding tetratricopeptide repeat protein: MDNILDLTKDNIQQVVDASMQQLVVMVFWAQPQPQSVAMVQTLEQLAAQHAGRFVLTKVNCETELEIANYFRIQALPTTLVLDKGQPIDGFAGMQEAAQVSAMLEKHLPPLWQLQLEQAKALLALSQVSAEDLSTAVVLLKDAYSASNQAAEVSLVLADVYLMQGELAQAQLLLEQIGLADQDGYYQSLKAKLTLALDAADTPEIRDLQQKFEHNPQDLVLLLELCKALHSAHRDEEALAHLYSVLSKDLTAENGKVKQGFMEILTALGQGNSLANQYRRKLYTLLY; this comes from the coding sequence ATGGACAATATCCTCGATCTAACGAAAGACAATATTCAGCAAGTGGTTGATGCTTCGATGCAGCAACTGGTGGTGATGGTGTTTTGGGCCCAGCCACAGCCGCAGAGTGTTGCCATGGTGCAAACACTCGAGCAACTGGCCGCGCAACATGCTGGTCGTTTTGTGCTGACGAAAGTGAACTGCGAAACCGAGCTGGAAATCGCTAACTATTTCCGTATTCAAGCACTGCCGACCACCTTAGTGCTCGATAAGGGCCAGCCAATTGATGGCTTTGCGGGCATGCAAGAGGCGGCGCAGGTGAGCGCTATGCTGGAGAAACACTTGCCACCCTTATGGCAATTACAGCTCGAGCAAGCCAAAGCCCTGTTAGCCTTAAGCCAAGTGTCGGCGGAGGATTTATCCACGGCGGTCGTGTTACTGAAAGACGCCTACAGCGCCTCCAATCAGGCGGCCGAGGTGAGTTTAGTGCTTGCCGATGTGTACTTGATGCAGGGTGAACTCGCCCAAGCGCAGCTGCTACTCGAGCAGATTGGCCTTGCCGATCAAGATGGTTATTACCAGAGCTTAAAGGCGAAATTAACCCTTGCCTTGGATGCGGCGGACACGCCAGAAATTCGTGATTTGCAGCAGAAGTTCGAGCATAATCCGCAGGATTTAGTGCTATTACTCGAACTTTGTAAGGCCTTGCATTCGGCCCACCGAGACGAAGAAGCGCTTGCACATTTATACAGTGTGTTATCTAAGGATTTAACTGCTGAAAATGGCAAAGTAAAACAAGGCTTTATGGAGATTTTAACGGCGCTTGGGCAAGGCAATAGTCTGGCGAATCAGTACCGCCGTAAGCTCTATACCTTGCTCTATTAA
- the adk gene encoding adenylate kinase — MRIILLGAPGAGKGTQAQFIMEQYGIPQISTGDMLRAAVKAGTPLGLEAKKVMDAGQLVSDDLIIGLVKERIAQDDCVKGFLLDGFPRTIPQADAMAANGISIDHVIEIDVPDEEIVKRMSGRRVHPGSGRVYHVVFNPPKVEGKDDVTGEDLAIRPDDEEATVRKRLGIYHEQTKPLVEYYGKVAAAGNTQYHKFDGTQSVAAVSAQLASVLK; from the coding sequence ATGCGCATTATCCTATTGGGCGCCCCAGGTGCCGGTAAAGGTACCCAGGCCCAGTTCATTATGGAACAGTATGGTATCCCACAAATTTCTACTGGCGACATGTTACGTGCTGCCGTTAAAGCCGGTACTCCGCTGGGTTTAGAAGCGAAGAAAGTGATGGATGCAGGCCAACTGGTTTCTGATGATCTGATCATTGGACTGGTTAAAGAGCGTATCGCACAGGACGACTGTGTTAAAGGTTTCCTGTTAGACGGTTTCCCACGCACTATCCCACAAGCGGATGCGATGGCGGCAAACGGTATCAGCATTGATCACGTGATCGAAATCGATGTGCCAGACGAAGAAATCGTTAAGCGCATGAGCGGTCGTCGCGTTCACCCAGGTTCTGGCCGTGTTTACCATGTGGTATTCAATCCACCTAAAGTGGAAGGCAAGGACGATGTGACTGGTGAAGACTTAGCGATTCGTCCAGATGACGAAGAAGCCACAGTACGTAAGCGTTTAGGCATTTACCACGAGCAAACTAAGCCATTGGTTGAATACTATGGCAAAGTGGCTGCGGCGGGTAACACTCAATACCACAAGTTTGATGGTACTCAGTCGGTAGCGGCTGTGAGTGCACAATTAGCCAGCGTGCTGAAATAA
- the hemH gene encoding ferrochelatase → MLACRGIWLIKGTTLTSPSPAFGVLLVNLGTPDEPTPKAVKRFLKQFLSDPRVVDLSPWLWQPILQGIILNTRPAKVAKLYQSVWTEQGSPLMVISEQQAQKLATDLSATFNQTIPVELGMSYGNPSIESGFAKLKAQGAERIVVLPLYPQYSCSTVASVFDAVAQYFTQVRDIPELRFSKQYFDHEAYIAALAHSVKRHWKTHGQADKLILSFHGIPLRYATEGDPYPEQCRATAKLLAQALELTEGQWQVCFQSRFGKEEWLTPYADELLADLPRQGVKSVDVICPAFATDCLETLEEISIGGKETFLHAGGEAYHFIPCLNDDELHIELLRQLVQEQAQPWIRAE, encoded by the coding sequence ATGTTAGCCTGCCGTGGTATTTGGCTGATAAAAGGTACCACATTGACTTCTCCCTCTCCTGCGTTTGGCGTGTTATTGGTCAATCTCGGCACGCCCGATGAACCCACTCCCAAAGCGGTTAAGCGATTCCTCAAACAGTTTTTAAGTGATCCTCGGGTCGTCGATTTGTCCCCTTGGCTGTGGCAGCCGATTTTGCAGGGGATAATCCTTAACACCCGCCCCGCCAAGGTGGCCAAGCTTTATCAGAGCGTGTGGACGGAGCAGGGCTCGCCGCTGATGGTGATAAGCGAGCAGCAGGCGCAAAAGTTAGCTACGGATCTGAGCGCGACCTTTAATCAAACCATTCCGGTGGAACTGGGCATGAGCTATGGCAATCCTTCGATTGAGAGCGGCTTTGCCAAACTCAAGGCCCAAGGCGCCGAACGTATCGTGGTACTGCCGCTGTATCCGCAATATTCCTGCTCAACCGTCGCCAGTGTGTTCGATGCGGTGGCGCAGTATTTTACCCAAGTGCGTGACATTCCTGAGCTGCGTTTTAGCAAGCAGTATTTTGACCATGAAGCCTATATCGCGGCTTTAGCGCATTCGGTGAAACGCCATTGGAAAACCCATGGGCAGGCCGATAAGTTGATTTTATCCTTCCACGGTATTCCGCTGCGTTATGCCACCGAAGGCGATCCCTATCCTGAGCAGTGCCGCGCGACGGCTAAGTTATTGGCGCAGGCGCTGGAGTTAACCGAAGGACAATGGCAGGTGTGTTTCCAATCCCGCTTCGGTAAAGAAGAGTGGTTAACGCCTTATGCCGATGAGCTGCTGGCCGATTTACCCCGCCAAGGCGTGAAAAGTGTCGATGTCATTTGCCCAGCCTTTGCCACCGATTGCCTTGAAACCTTAGAAGAAATTTCCATTGGCGGTAAAGAGACTTTCCTGCATGCGGGTGGCGAGGCCTATCACTTTATTCCCTGTTTGAATGATGATGAGCTCCATATCGAGCTGCTCAGGCAACTGGTGCAAGAACAAGCCCAACCTTGGATACGCGCAGAGTGA